In Flavobacterium sp. WV_118_3, one DNA window encodes the following:
- a CDS encoding MmcQ/YjbR family DNA-binding protein — protein sequence MNIEELQILCSSFPGVTEDIKWGNDLCFLIANKMFCVIGLDSTPLTVSFKTTEEDFDQLTTRLHIKPAPYMARYKWVLVEDSSVLTSKEWEHYIAQSYRLIKGKLSAKVQASL from the coding sequence ATGAATATTGAAGAACTACAAATCCTTTGTTCCTCTTTTCCGGGTGTAACGGAGGACATCAAATGGGGAAATGATCTGTGTTTTCTGATCGCCAATAAAATGTTTTGTGTAATCGGTCTTGATAGCACACCGCTAACGGTTTCGTTTAAAACGACCGAAGAAGATTTTGATCAATTAACCACACGACTGCATATAAAACCGGCTCCGTATATGGCCCGGTATAAATGGGTATTGGTAGAAGACAGTTCCGTACTAACATCTAAAGAGTGGGAACACTATATCGCGCAGTCCTATCGACTGATCAAAGGAAAACTGTCAGCAAAAGTTCAGGCTTCCCTATAG